A window of the Chloroflexus sp. Y-396-1 genome harbors these coding sequences:
- a CDS encoding glutamine synthetase family protein, giving the protein MAELRDFLEIPYEQLEELNLSVKRQRLARVAPEVMREERMRYLTDERRIKAVTVCFTDLEGRLHMLDYDKKFLLASADNLTFDGSSVRGFSVQAESDLRLAIDWSAFYWLPADIFGPGKVLVFGYVLNQDGTPYEADMRGRLHRYVQELYQRDGLTCNIAAEIEGFLFKGRNAEQRFRETGEFTMVSTGGYYHSLPGDPLRQFIDMAAEAQRAMGFENEKDHPEVAPSQFEMNYSYTEATIAADQILLYKLICRQVASKLDMTACFLPKPVTGVNGNGMHTNISLSRQGVNLFYDANGPEHLSELAWSFIDRILNSAQDLCLILNSSVNAYRRLDPHFEAPNQIKASPTDRGSMIRIPIGNARSARIEVRSIAPDANPYMAIYALLRTGLEGPLPTTDVRNGTATLPDNIYDAITNFRQSAFMTSILGEGVHSRFADLKLTVADRCPRKLGTLIKRAEVQFHHEVTNQYLWSRF; this is encoded by the coding sequence ATGGCAGAGCTACGTGATTTCCTCGAAATTCCCTATGAACAGTTGGAAGAGCTGAACTTGAGCGTCAAGCGCCAGCGCCTGGCCAGAGTCGCGCCGGAGGTGATGCGCGAAGAGCGGATGCGCTATCTAACCGATGAGCGCCGGATCAAGGCGGTAACCGTCTGTTTTACCGATCTCGAAGGCCGCTTGCACATGCTCGACTACGACAAAAAGTTTCTCCTGGCTTCGGCTGACAACCTCACGTTTGATGGTTCGTCGGTACGCGGCTTTTCGGTGCAGGCCGAATCGGATCTACGGCTCGCGATTGACTGGTCGGCCTTCTATTGGCTACCGGCTGATATTTTTGGGCCAGGGAAAGTTCTGGTGTTTGGGTATGTCCTCAATCAAGATGGTACGCCTTATGAAGCCGATATGCGTGGACGGCTGCACCGCTACGTGCAGGAATTGTACCAGCGCGATGGTCTCACCTGTAATATTGCGGCTGAGATCGAAGGGTTTTTGTTCAAAGGTCGCAACGCCGAGCAACGCTTCCGCGAAACCGGTGAGTTTACGATGGTCAGCACCGGTGGCTATTACCACTCGCTACCGGGTGATCCGCTCCGTCAGTTTATCGACATGGCAGCGGAAGCGCAGCGAGCAATGGGGTTTGAGAATGAGAAAGATCACCCAGAGGTGGCGCCGTCGCAGTTCGAGATGAATTACAGCTACACCGAAGCCACCATCGCTGCCGACCAGATTCTGCTTTACAAGTTGATCTGTCGTCAGGTAGCCAGCAAGCTCGATATGACGGCCTGTTTCTTGCCTAAGCCCGTTACCGGTGTGAATGGTAATGGGATGCACACGAACATCTCGCTATCGCGCCAGGGCGTCAATCTCTTCTACGATGCCAATGGCCCTGAACACCTCTCAGAATTAGCTTGGAGCTTCATTGATCGCATTCTCAATAGTGCTCAGGATCTCTGTTTGATCTTGAATTCGAGCGTCAATGCATACCGACGGCTCGATCCTCATTTCGAGGCACCCAATCAGATCAAAGCCTCACCGACAGACCGCGGCTCGATGATCCGCATCCCGATCGGGAACGCTCGCTCGGCCCGGATTGAAGTGCGCTCGATTGCTCCTGATGCCAACCCCTATATGGCGATCTATGCCTTACTGCGCACCGGTCTTGAAGGACCACTACCAACTACTGACGTTCGTAATGGTACAGCAACACTTCCCGATAATATCTACGACGCTATTACCAACTTCCGCCAGAGTGCATTTATGACGAGTATTCTCGGTGAAGGGGTACACAGCCGGTTTGCCGATCTCAAGCTGACCGTTGCCGACCGTTGTCCGCGGAAGTTAGGGACGCTGATCAAGCGTGCTGAAGTGCAATTCCACCACGAAGTAACGAATCAGTACTTGTGGAGCCGGTTTTAA